Proteins found in one Paenibacillus sp. FSL R10-2782 genomic segment:
- a CDS encoding class D sortase: MRKLSYLFIALGILIILFPKANEWNEDRKQSELLKEAEVLNPSIIDGYKRLSSKLAENTGTETTRGPSVPANEPDPKQLPIATISINRIDLKLPVLEGATRDNMRHASVHMSETAALGQTGNAAIAAHRARTAGRLFNRLNEVKIGDKIMINTKGEQYSYTVYKISIVAPTDVSVLKSFENQKLLTLITCDPLVNPTHRLIVQARQST, encoded by the coding sequence TTGCGTAAGTTATCATACTTGTTCATCGCCTTGGGAATACTCATTATTTTGTTTCCTAAAGCCAATGAATGGAACGAAGATCGGAAGCAGAGCGAGCTTTTGAAAGAGGCCGAAGTACTGAACCCTAGCATTATCGACGGCTATAAGCGCTTGTCCAGCAAACTTGCAGAAAACACGGGCACCGAAACCACACGAGGTCCTTCGGTACCCGCAAATGAACCAGACCCTAAGCAACTCCCCATTGCCACCATTAGCATTAATCGTATTGATTTGAAGCTTCCTGTGCTGGAGGGTGCAACTCGGGATAATATGAGGCACGCATCTGTACATATGTCGGAAACGGCAGCTCTGGGCCAGACAGGAAATGCCGCCATAGCAGCCCACCGTGCGCGTACAGCAGGACGTTTATTTAATCGGCTGAACGAGGTAAAGATTGGAGATAAAATCATGATTAATACCAAGGGTGAACAATATAGTTATACAGTCTATAAAATTTCGATTGTCGCTCCTACAGACGTCTCCGTTCTGAAAAGCTTTGAAAATCAAAAGCTGCTCACATTAATTACATGTGACCCTCTTGTAAATCCGACACATCGCCTCATTGTTCAGGCCCGACAAAGCACCTAA
- a CDS encoding collagen binding domain-containing protein, producing MRKKWNVMIIALLLILQSFFGITQAYAQIPAPEQPEIAGTETGQNVTNDVYDIVVPETEPVIEPEQQKPPSLPAPVVQAAAATNSEEAAQASILTKLTLTDATGQVIDAVYNPDSRLDIGDAVHLIYDWELPNNTYKAGDTFTFQLPEQFEIYTDISSPLVTTDGNVGHFTVDRQGKVVMTFNDYVESHSNVSGKLEVKTEFSKQIEKGSTEVIIAIPIKGGVQTAVVNIKPAAGPALDKQGKANGTRQIDWTIDVNKQLDTVQHAVVTDPTPQGLELVRDSIRLYHLQINVDGSTLLRDPVDRDKYTLEADSAGTGFIIRFKDENIRSAYRIQYSTNITSEESRFSNTATFLGSNTKEASATATVTVQRGEFLSKKVEQYDPVTQTVSWAIKYNFGEKKIPAEKAMLADRFNKSQQLVASSLKVYKGATSEELSSSEYTVSLVSNETANGFDLRFNSDVEAAYTIRYQTKAIDRVLKNERITNTVTSDGVTKDTTTDLKSGVIVKGFKEPNYNTKTIPWVIAINTDKYTMNQVVINDTFPNGGLALLPDTLKIQSADGKLTLTSPADYELIPLSQDYKQGFTIRFHKTIQDAYTISYSTTFNNEWKKDTSKPEFWNKASISWVQNGTPYSAEAEARLWPDNLTQQNGAKQGSYNATSKHITWDILTNYNRKTLTQAEIKDTLQQGQKLVPGSVKVYDMTLLGWWNGVEKGTELSADQYTLVLPTADNGNELRIRFNEQINTPYWITFQTTLEGELIDKEINNKALLMDGKNMISEWTAKVTVPHGGEYVTKAGSQNGNKIDWQIRINEGQSYVSNAKIVDTPSSNQILIEDSFHLYSTKVSANGEAAKGTELVKDQDYKLKITTNDQGQQSFELGFTQAISSGYILEYQSFIQADDKAKVSNSVYFEGDRLTTELRETSKEIIVRTSSGSGSGGGITGSLEVTKVDQDHPDKVLPGARFALYDKNQKRAPLIQTTNADGKILFNSLLYDEYILEELAAPAGYKITASKTAVKIDATVKLSSGIKQIVVTNEKETPVDPGKPTDPETPTNPGTPTNPGSGKKHDKDPEPTETPNVPVKPVTNEPQIVEDEDVPLGVPEIEQPPAEPDALPESPEMDPPQKSSPPVEIEDEPIPKGGIKFPVEDPEDPSDPGRTPQVNKLPQTGENSPAPFYLSGMSFILLGAYLKYRRMHKNKRMK from the coding sequence ATGAGAAAAAAATGGAATGTAATGATTATTGCATTATTACTCATTTTACAAAGCTTTTTTGGCATCACACAAGCTTATGCTCAAATCCCTGCCCCGGAGCAGCCGGAGATTGCCGGAACCGAGACAGGGCAAAACGTTACAAATGATGTATATGATATCGTAGTACCCGAAACAGAACCAGTCATAGAACCAGAACAACAGAAGCCTCCTTCCCTACCAGCTCCTGTTGTTCAGGCAGCGGCCGCCACAAATTCTGAAGAAGCCGCTCAAGCGAGTATTTTAACGAAACTTACCCTGACCGATGCGACCGGCCAAGTGATTGATGCGGTATACAATCCCGATAGTCGCTTGGACATTGGCGATGCAGTCCATCTCATTTATGACTGGGAGCTTCCCAACAATACGTACAAAGCTGGAGACACTTTTACCTTTCAATTGCCCGAGCAATTTGAAATCTACACAGATATCTCCTCTCCTTTGGTTACGACAGATGGAAATGTTGGCCATTTCACGGTAGACCGCCAAGGCAAAGTGGTCATGACTTTTAACGATTACGTGGAGAGCCATTCCAATGTCAGCGGAAAACTGGAGGTTAAGACCGAGTTCAGCAAACAAATAGAAAAAGGCAGTACAGAGGTCATTATCGCCATTCCGATCAAGGGTGGCGTACAAACAGCAGTCGTAAATATTAAGCCTGCGGCAGGCCCTGCCCTAGATAAGCAGGGGAAAGCCAATGGAACCCGTCAGATTGATTGGACAATTGACGTAAATAAACAATTGGATACGGTTCAACATGCTGTAGTCACCGACCCGACTCCCCAAGGATTGGAGCTGGTAAGGGATTCTATCCGGTTATACCATTTACAAATCAACGTGGATGGTTCAACCTTGCTGCGTGATCCGGTGGATAGGGATAAGTATACGCTGGAAGCCGATTCGGCTGGTACCGGCTTCATCATCCGTTTTAAAGATGAGAACATCCGCAGCGCATACCGGATCCAATACTCCACTAACATCACCAGCGAAGAATCCCGTTTTTCCAACACAGCCACTTTTTTAGGCAGCAATACGAAAGAAGCTTCTGCAACAGCTACAGTAACTGTTCAACGCGGCGAATTTTTGTCCAAAAAAGTGGAGCAATACGACCCGGTTACTCAAACGGTATCCTGGGCGATCAAGTATAATTTTGGCGAAAAGAAAATTCCCGCCGAGAAAGCCATGTTAGCTGACCGCTTCAACAAAAGCCAGCAGCTCGTGGCCAGTTCACTTAAAGTGTACAAAGGAGCTACTTCTGAGGAACTTTCATCCTCTGAATATACCGTCTCACTGGTTAGCAATGAAACGGCGAACGGCTTCGATTTACGCTTCAACTCCGATGTGGAGGCAGCATACACGATCCGTTATCAAACCAAAGCGATAGATCGTGTACTTAAAAATGAACGGATAACGAATACCGTAACGTCTGATGGAGTAACCAAAGATACCACCACTGATCTAAAAAGCGGGGTCATTGTCAAAGGCTTCAAGGAACCGAACTACAACACAAAAACGATTCCCTGGGTTATTGCCATCAATACGGATAAATACACGATGAATCAGGTTGTGATCAACGATACGTTTCCGAATGGCGGTCTGGCTCTCTTACCGGATACATTAAAGATCCAAAGCGCGGACGGAAAATTAACACTAACATCACCAGCAGATTATGAACTGATTCCTTTATCGCAAGACTATAAACAAGGATTCACGATACGTTTCCATAAAACAATCCAGGACGCGTATACCATCAGCTATTCAACAACATTTAACAATGAATGGAAAAAGGATACGAGCAAGCCGGAGTTCTGGAATAAAGCTTCCATCTCATGGGTGCAAAATGGAACACCCTACTCTGCTGAAGCCGAAGCCCGGCTATGGCCTGACAATCTGACACAGCAGAACGGTGCCAAGCAAGGCAGCTATAACGCTACCTCCAAGCACATCACATGGGACATCTTGACGAACTATAACCGTAAAACCCTGACTCAGGCTGAAATAAAGGATACGCTACAGCAAGGGCAAAAGCTGGTTCCCGGCTCTGTCAAAGTGTATGACATGACACTGCTTGGATGGTGGAATGGTGTGGAAAAGGGAACTGAACTGTCGGCAGACCAATACACCCTTGTTCTTCCCACCGCCGACAACGGTAATGAGTTGCGTATCCGTTTTAATGAACAGATCAACACTCCCTACTGGATCACTTTCCAGACCACCTTGGAGGGAGAGCTTATTGATAAAGAAATCAACAATAAAGCTCTGTTGATGGACGGAAAAAACATGATCTCCGAATGGACAGCCAAAGTAACTGTGCCTCATGGGGGAGAATACGTTACAAAAGCCGGTAGCCAGAACGGCAATAAGATTGACTGGCAGATTCGGATCAATGAAGGGCAATCTTATGTCTCCAACGCCAAAATCGTGGATACACCCAGCAGCAATCAAATCCTGATTGAAGATTCCTTTCATTTGTATTCCACCAAAGTATCAGCCAACGGAGAGGCTGCCAAAGGCACTGAATTAGTCAAGGATCAGGATTATAAGCTGAAAATTACGACAAACGATCAAGGTCAGCAATCCTTTGAGCTTGGCTTCACACAGGCCATTTCATCCGGCTATATTTTGGAATATCAATCTTTTATTCAAGCGGATGATAAAGCGAAAGTGAGTAACAGCGTCTATTTTGAGGGCGACCGCTTAACTACGGAGCTGAGAGAAACCAGTAAAGAAATCATCGTGCGGACTTCCTCTGGTTCAGGTTCAGGGGGAGGCATAACAGGAAGCCTGGAAGTGACCAAGGTTGACCAGGATCATCCTGACAAGGTGTTGCCTGGAGCACGCTTTGCACTCTATGATAAGAACCAAAAAAGAGCCCCGCTCATTCAAACTACCAATGCAGACGGGAAAATTTTGTTCAATTCATTGCTGTATGATGAATATATTCTGGAGGAGCTTGCGGCTCCAGCAGGCTATAAAATAACAGCCTCGAAGACAGCGGTCAAAATAGACGCGACGGTTAAACTAAGCTCGGGTATTAAGCAGATCGTGGTGACCAATGAAAAAGAGACCCCTGTTGATCCGGGTAAACCTACCGATCCGGAAACGCCTACGAATCCAGGGACGCCTACAAATCCGGGTTCAGGTAAAAAGCACGATAAAGATCCTGAGCCTACAGAAACGCCGAATGTACCCGTTAAGCCAGTAACCAATGAGCCACAGATCGTTGAAGATGAAGATGTGCCATTGGGTGTTCCAGAGATTGAACAGCCTCCTGCAGAACCCGATGCGCTGCCGGAATCGCCAGAAATGGATCCTCCTCAGAAATCATCTCCACCTGTAGAGATTGAAGATGAACCCATACCCAAAGGAGGCATCAAGTTCCCTGTTGAGGACCCCGAGGACCCAAGTGATCCAGGTCGTACTCCGCAGGTAAATAAATTACCGCAGACAGGAGAAAACAGTCCTGCTCCCTTCTATTTGAGCGGAATGTCTTTCATTCTTCTGGGTGCCTATTTGAAATACAGACGGATGCATAAAAATAAAAGAATGAAATAA
- a CDS encoding AraC family transcriptional regulator, with product MTTDQKNNGNGIPWSSDPVIIARTPSAFAKKSLFYIQEIGYFKKTSAYAMERKELTSFLLVFTLSGQGELLYREKKYILKPHDMFFVSCEEYVQYSTAGHEAWEFISVNVYGNLIDNFYEQFAKHNKPVITLNDPCIILDKLRSLLCVQSDRTLSAELFTSRLIGELLTYILQHPYDHPYVNQDTITEIRKVQQYLDRSYSERITLDSLADMFELNKFNLAKNFKKQIGFSPIDYLINVRITAAQGWLKTSDESIVDIARFVGIPNTSHFINLFKEHVGETPHSFRKKWGNRTKL from the coding sequence ATGACAACAGACCAAAAAAACAACGGGAATGGCATCCCTTGGAGCAGCGATCCAGTAATCATTGCACGTACTCCCTCCGCTTTTGCCAAGAAATCCCTTTTTTATATACAGGAAATAGGTTATTTCAAAAAAACATCTGCTTATGCCATGGAACGGAAGGAGCTTACTTCGTTCTTGCTCGTTTTTACGTTATCAGGACAAGGGGAATTGCTGTACCGGGAGAAAAAATACATATTGAAGCCTCATGATATGTTTTTCGTTAGTTGTGAGGAATACGTACAGTACAGCACCGCTGGTCATGAAGCATGGGAGTTTATCAGTGTAAATGTGTACGGCAATCTGATCGACAATTTCTATGAACAATTTGCCAAACACAACAAGCCTGTAATAACACTCAACGATCCATGCATCATATTGGACAAGCTGCGTTCCCTGTTATGCGTACAATCTGACAGAACTCTCTCTGCTGAGCTGTTTACATCCAGACTCATCGGTGAGTTGCTGACGTATATTTTGCAGCACCCGTACGATCATCCGTATGTAAACCAGGATACGATCACCGAGATACGCAAGGTTCAGCAATATTTGGATCGATCCTACAGTGAACGAATTACGCTGGATTCTCTGGCAGACATGTTTGAGTTAAACAAATTCAATCTCGCTAAAAACTTCAAGAAACAGATCGGATTTTCTCCTATTGATTATCTCATTAATGTCCGCATCACAGCGGCTCAAGGCTGGCTCAAAACCAGTGACGAATCCATTGTGGATATCGCACGGTTTGTAGGTATTCCCAACACCAGCCACTTTATCAACCTGTTCAAGGAACATGTCGGAGAAACCCCACATTCCTTCCGCAAAAAATGGGGGAATCGAACCAAACTATAA
- a CDS encoding transglutaminase-like domain-containing protein: MRKMSFFLLILVFLLSIPLHTTAFAAESQAWLNQNNVNRGIVSIRYPVNSNVKTKIVITKDAEKYSYYLNSSKPEEAFALQMGNGSYNIRLLEQLTGNQYNVIGEETVQLNLNDSKTIYLNSVQNIDWSDTNQAIRKARELTKGATTDDEKVKRIYEYVISHIKYDSNQSFTLSTDYLPQIDRTLVAQKDICYGYASLFAAMLRSVDVPTKLVMGESSYVKTYHAWNEVNINNQWVIIDTTVDAALKDGKQKFAMAKEPSKYTKTKQY, translated from the coding sequence ATGAGGAAAATGTCGTTTTTTTTACTAATTTTAGTTTTTTTGTTATCCATCCCCCTACATACGACAGCATTTGCTGCCGAAAGTCAGGCATGGCTGAATCAAAACAACGTAAACCGCGGTATTGTTAGTATACGTTATCCTGTCAACTCCAATGTCAAAACCAAGATCGTAATTACCAAGGATGCGGAGAAATACTCTTATTATCTGAATTCGAGCAAACCTGAGGAAGCATTCGCTCTTCAAATGGGCAATGGCAGTTATAACATTCGCTTATTGGAACAGCTAACTGGCAATCAGTATAATGTGATAGGTGAAGAAACAGTCCAGTTAAATTTGAACGACAGTAAAACCATATACCTCAATTCTGTTCAAAATATTGACTGGAGCGATACAAATCAGGCGATTCGGAAGGCCAGAGAATTAACCAAGGGTGCCACGACAGATGATGAAAAGGTGAAACGTATTTACGAGTATGTTATTAGTCATATTAAATACGATTCCAACCAGTCCTTCACCCTATCAACTGACTATCTTCCACAAATTGATCGCACACTGGTTGCGCAAAAAGACATTTGCTATGGATATGCTTCACTGTTCGCCGCCATGCTTCGAAGTGTGGATGTTCCAACCAAGCTGGTTATGGGTGAATCCTCCTATGTGAAAACCTACCACGCCTGGAATGAAGTCAATATCAACAATCAATGGGTTATCATTGACACTACAGTAGATGCCGCTCTAAAAGACGGAAAACAGAAGTTTGCAATGGCCAAAGAGCCCTCCAAATATACAAAAACAAAACAATATTAA
- a CDS encoding collagen binding domain-containing protein: MRTKINVTIIVLLLIFQSFFSAALAYADTSTTAVSDSAVSDPANTVMGDVYGIPNPEPLEAPPSIAPMIQAAASSVQVDNILTKLILTDETGRIIDAVDNPGVRVDIGAAVQLSYEWEIPDNQYKEGDIFTFNLPEQFEIYTDISSPLISTDGEVGTFTVDRQGKVIMTFNDYVENHSNVSGKLQVKTEFSKEVAKGSTEVIIATPIKIGVQTSIVNIKPASGPPISKQGKANGKNKIDWAINVNTQLDTVKNAIVTDPTPQGLELLRDTFQLYNLQVNIDGSTVVKDQISEDKYTLEPDQAGTGFVIRFKDASISQAYQIQYSTDITSDETRFSNTATFSGDSMNGVSATATVQVDRGEFLSKKVESYDPVTQTVSWVIKYNFSEKKIPADKALLSDRFNNSQVWLPASLEIYKDDTQEVLPSSEYTVSPVTNDLDSNGFDLQFNSDVDTAYTIRYQTKAKERVYQDDKVTNRVTSGGVSKDATAQLKSGIIIKESKEPNYNAKFIPWVITINEDLYTMNDIVIKDVFPNDGLALLPNTLKIQSADGKTELQAPADYELIPLSSDYKQGFSIIFHAPIQDTYTIKYSTTFNNDWKKDTKKPEFWNKSIIEWQQDGDSKSAEADARVFPDIMTQQNGAKQGSYNASSKHITWDIKANYNRKTLKQPEIKDPLLQGQKLLPNSVKVYDMTLTGSRNGVEKGSELSADQYTFILPSEQNGNTLRIQFKNQIQTPYWITFQTTLEGELIEREIRNKALFLDGENIISEWSAQVTLPHGGEYVSKSGSQNGNKINWQIRINEGQSQVTNAKIVDHPSSNQILIENSFHLYSTVVSENGKVTKSTELTRDRDYKLIFKPDAQGQETFELAFTREISSAFILEYQAFIDAADKEKVSNKVSFEGDRLTTEQKETNQEIIVRTSSGSSSGSGIKESLEITKVDQDEPDKVLPGAKFALYDKAEKRAPIIQTTNAEGKIVFSALLHDDYILEELVAPQGYKLMDSKLEIKIDDTIKQSAGIKKVVVTNQKENNTDPGTPTNPGTPGTPTNPGTPGTPTNPGTPGTPTNPGTPGTPTNPGTPGTPTNPGTPTSPGGSGKKRDKDSETTTTPSISVPLVDNKEQTVDGESPVLDSIVPESTPDKKQTDDDGGLPTGGIVPESTPAPKVKPKLPIIKPNKEPNPPVESDDDSLPRGGIKVPADVQKDPNVSPLANKLPQTGENSPAPFYLTGLAMIICGVYLKYRRMGKK, translated from the coding sequence ATGAGAACAAAAATAAATGTAACGATCATTGTACTATTGCTTATTTTCCAAAGCTTTTTTAGTGCAGCGCTGGCTTACGCAGACACTTCAACCACGGCTGTATCAGATAGCGCTGTAAGCGATCCTGCGAATACAGTTATGGGAGATGTATACGGTATTCCAAACCCTGAACCATTAGAGGCACCTCCCAGCATAGCTCCTATGATTCAGGCAGCGGCCAGCTCAGTTCAAGTAGACAATATTTTAACCAAGCTGATCTTGACGGATGAAACTGGCCGTATCATTGATGCTGTGGATAATCCTGGCGTCCGTGTGGATATTGGCGCGGCAGTCCAGCTGAGCTATGAATGGGAGATTCCGGACAATCAGTATAAAGAAGGAGATATCTTCACCTTTAACTTGCCGGAACAATTTGAAATTTACACAGATATCTCATCTCCGTTAATTTCAACAGATGGAGAGGTTGGTACCTTTACGGTAGATCGCCAAGGGAAAGTCATTATGACCTTTAACGATTACGTAGAGAATCATTCCAACGTAAGCGGAAAACTGCAAGTAAAAACCGAGTTCAGTAAGGAAGTTGCAAAGGGCAGCACAGAAGTCATTATTGCGACTCCAATTAAGATTGGGGTACAAACATCCATCGTCAACATCAAACCCGCTTCTGGGCCCCCAATAAGCAAACAAGGAAAAGCTAACGGCAAAAACAAGATTGACTGGGCCATTAATGTGAATACACAATTGGACACCGTAAAGAATGCGATCGTAACAGACCCGACTCCTCAAGGGCTGGAGCTGCTGCGAGACACCTTCCAATTGTATAATCTGCAAGTCAATATTGACGGCTCGACGGTAGTTAAGGACCAAATCAGCGAGGATAAGTATACGCTCGAACCAGATCAAGCCGGTACGGGCTTTGTTATTCGTTTTAAAGACGCGAGCATTAGCCAAGCCTATCAGATTCAATATTCCACAGATATTACAAGTGACGAAACCCGTTTCTCCAACACAGCTACTTTTTCGGGAGACTCTATGAATGGTGTCTCTGCTACCGCTACCGTACAGGTTGATCGCGGAGAATTTTTGTCCAAGAAGGTGGAAAGCTACGATCCTGTTACACAAACGGTATCTTGGGTGATCAAGTACAACTTCAGCGAAAAGAAAATACCTGCCGACAAAGCCTTGTTAAGTGATCGGTTCAACAATAGTCAGGTATGGCTTCCCGCTTCACTTGAAATATACAAAGACGACACTCAAGAGGTACTTCCATCCTCAGAATATACCGTCTCTCCGGTTACGAATGATCTGGACAGCAACGGTTTTGATCTCCAATTCAACTCCGATGTAGATACAGCCTATACCATTCGTTATCAAACGAAAGCCAAAGAACGTGTATACCAAGATGATAAGGTAACGAACCGTGTGACTTCGGGTGGAGTCTCTAAGGATGCCACCGCACAACTTAAAAGTGGAATTATTATTAAAGAATCCAAGGAGCCGAACTACAACGCAAAATTCATACCTTGGGTTATTACCATCAATGAAGATCTATATACTATGAACGATATCGTCATCAAGGATGTATTTCCCAACGACGGCTTGGCCTTGTTGCCGAACACTTTGAAAATCCAATCCGCTGACGGAAAAACGGAGCTTCAAGCTCCCGCAGATTATGAGCTTATTCCGTTATCATCGGATTATAAGCAAGGGTTTAGTATCATTTTCCATGCACCAATTCAAGATACTTATACGATCAAATATTCAACTACATTCAATAATGACTGGAAAAAAGATACGAAAAAACCTGAGTTCTGGAATAAATCCATCATTGAATGGCAGCAGGACGGAGATTCAAAATCTGCAGAAGCAGACGCCCGGGTCTTTCCAGACATCATGACGCAGCAGAATGGAGCCAAGCAAGGAAGCTACAATGCCAGCTCCAAACACATTACATGGGACATTAAGGCCAACTATAACCGTAAGACCCTGAAACAACCGGAAATAAAAGATCCATTGCTGCAAGGCCAGAAGCTACTGCCAAACTCCGTTAAAGTGTACGACATGACACTGACTGGATCGAGGAATGGCGTGGAAAAGGGCTCCGAATTATCAGCAGACCAGTACACATTTATTCTTCCATCCGAACAAAATGGCAACACGTTGCGTATCCAATTTAAAAATCAGATCCAAACCCCATATTGGATTACGTTCCAAACGACGCTAGAAGGAGAACTTATTGAAAGAGAAATCCGCAATAAGGCCCTTTTTCTGGATGGAGAAAATATAATTTCAGAATGGTCAGCCCAAGTAACCTTACCTCACGGTGGAGAATATGTTTCTAAAAGCGGCAGCCAGAACGGAAATAAAATCAACTGGCAAATCCGTATAAATGAAGGACAGTCTCAAGTAACAAATGCTAAAATTGTGGATCATCCCAGCAGCAATCAGATTCTGATCGAGAATTCTTTTCATCTGTATTCAACTGTGGTGTCTGAAAACGGGAAGGTTACCAAGAGTACCGAGCTAACCAGGGATCGTGATTACAAGCTCATTTTCAAGCCAGATGCTCAAGGTCAGGAAACTTTTGAGCTTGCTTTTACGAGGGAGATTTCCTCCGCCTTTATCCTGGAATATCAAGCGTTCATTGATGCAGCTGACAAAGAAAAGGTGAGTAACAAAGTATCTTTCGAAGGGGATCGCTTAACGACAGAACAGAAGGAGACGAATCAAGAAATTATTGTGCGGACTTCTTCCGGCTCCAGTTCAGGCAGTGGTATTAAAGAAAGCCTCGAAATTACAAAGGTTGATCAGGATGAGCCTGATAAGGTACTGCCTGGAGCAAAATTCGCGCTCTATGATAAAGCGGAGAAAAGAGCCCCAATCATTCAAACTACCAATGCGGAAGGGAAGATTGTGTTCTCTGCATTGCTCCATGATGATTACATCTTGGAAGAGCTTGTAGCTCCCCAAGGCTATAAATTAATGGATAGTAAGCTTGAAATCAAAATAGACGATACGATCAAACAAAGCGCCGGCATAAAGAAGGTTGTGGTAACCAACCAAAAAGAAAACAATACAGATCCAGGTACACCTACTAATCCGGGTACGCCTGGTACACCTACTAATCCAGGCACGCCTGGTACACCTACCAACCCAGGTACGCCTGGTACACCTACCAACCCAGGTACGCCTGGTACACCTACCAACCCAGGTACGCCTGGTACACCTACCAACCCAGGTACGCCTACCAGCCCGGGGGGATCAGGTAAAAAACGTGACAAAGATTCTGAAACAACAACTACGCCGTCTATATCCGTTCCTTTAGTGGACAATAAAGAACAGACTGTGGATGGTGAGAGCCCGGTATTAGATAGCATCGTGCCTGAATCTACCCCTGACAAAAAACAGACGGATGATGATGGGGGCCTGCCAACGGGTGGTATTGTGCCTGAATCTACACCTGCACCGAAAGTAAAACCGAAATTACCAATCATTAAACCTAATAAGGAACCTAATCCTCCCGTGGAAAGTGATGACGACTCTCTGCCTCGTGGTGGAATCAAAGTTCCTGCTGATGTACAGAAAGATCCGAATGTTTCACCATTGGCAAATAAATTGCCACAAACGGGAGAAAACAGCCCTGCTCCCTTCTATTTAACAGGTCTAGCTATGATCATTTGCGGCGTGTATCTGAAATATAGACGGATGGGCAAAAAATAA
- a CDS encoding GGDEF domain-containing protein has translation MGGDMNLNLAQNSYMLLCLLILNLIVWTCLGIFLRSVFVERTMLRKLAYQDPVTGLFNRNALNHFWQQYKGKESTAILYIDLDGFKAINDAYGHKVGDMLLREVSLHLLQVMNANQKAFRIGGDEFLLIIKNFDSDQVKILAQLLLRKISSAYSIHGHRLSVTGSIGISSNPSQKGDLQILVKEADVAMYYAKRMGRNRYAVYSKISRKQSSSYNTTRIKNLAKDIRKRHNVHAKKQPAPL, from the coding sequence ATGGGTGGTGACATGAACTTGAATTTAGCTCAAAACTCCTACATGCTCTTATGTTTATTGATCTTAAACCTGATCGTATGGACATGCCTTGGGATTTTTTTAAGATCTGTATTTGTGGAAAGAACTATGCTAAGGAAACTTGCTTACCAAGACCCTGTAACAGGTTTGTTCAATCGGAATGCGCTCAACCACTTTTGGCAGCAATATAAAGGCAAAGAAAGCACCGCTATTTTATACATTGACCTGGACGGCTTCAAAGCCATTAATGATGCTTATGGGCACAAGGTTGGCGATATGCTGCTACGTGAAGTTAGCCTTCATCTGCTACAAGTCATGAATGCGAACCAAAAGGCTTTTCGAATTGGAGGGGATGAATTTTTACTCATTATAAAAAATTTTGATTCCGATCAGGTAAAAATTTTAGCGCAGCTCCTCCTAAGAAAAATCAGCAGCGCCTACAGCATTCATGGACACAGACTATCTGTCACGGGAAGTATTGGCATTAGTTCGAACCCATCCCAGAAGGGCGATTTACAGATATTAGTCAAAGAGGCGGATGTTGCCATGTACTATGCCAAACGAATGGGAAGAAATCGTTATGCCGTGTATTCCAAGATTAGCCGGAAACAGAGCAGTTCATACAACACTACACGGATCAAAAACCTCGCAAAAGACATTCGAAAGCGCCATAATGTCCATGCCAAAAAACAACCTGCACCTCTATAA